A single window of Gossypium arboreum isolate Shixiya-1 chromosome 13, ASM2569848v2, whole genome shotgun sequence DNA harbors:
- the LOC108464791 gene encoding protein DETOXIFICATION 21-like gives MKGDISHRLLKEAEKIEVEEATLKEKIWMELKKTFVVAAPATFTRFSTFGVAVISQAFIGHIGPVELAAYSLCFTCLLRFGNGVLLGMASALETLCGQAFGAKQYHMLGIYLQRSWIVLFMSACCLLPLYIFTNPLFIALGQDEKIAQACGYISHWFIFIVFSFIISFTCQMFLQAQSKNMIIAYLAAFSIGIHIFLSWLLTMKLEFGLAGALFSTVLAYWLPNVGQILFVTCGGCKDTWKGFSMLAFKDLCPIVKLSISSGVMLCLELWYNTILVLLTGNLKNAEVAIDALAICLNINGWEMMISLGFLAAASVRVSNELGRGNAKGAKFSIIMTTLTSLCIGFVLFLVFLCLRGHLAYIFTTSEEVAEAVADLSPLLASSILVNSVQPVLSGVAVGAGWQRVVAWVNIASYYLVGIPIGVVLGYVWNLHVKGVWIGMLLGTLLQTIVLVVITWRTDWDKQVILARTRLNKWFVPESREDNQNVAA, from the exons ATGAAAGGTGATATAAGCCACAGGCTTCTTAAAGAAGCAGAAAAGATTGAAGTTGAAGAAGCAACACTAAAAGAAAAGATATGGATGGAGTTAAAGAAGACGTTTGTTGTTGCAGCTCCCGCAACATTCACCAGGTTTTCCACCTTTGGTGTCGCTGTCATCAGTCAAGCTTTTATTGGTCATATCGGACCTGTTGAGCTTGCTGCTTATTCCCTCTGTTTCACTTGCCTTTTGAGGTTCGGCAATGGTGTTTTG TTGGGCATGGCAAGTGCATTGGAAACTCTATGTGGTCAAGCATTCGGAGCAAAACAATACCATATGCTGGGGATATACCTTCAAAGATCATGGATAGTTTTGTTTATGAGTGCATGTTGTCTTCTCCCATTATACATCTTCACCAACCCACTTTTTATAGCTTTAGGCCAAGATGAAAAGATAGCCCAAGCCTGTGGTTACATTAGCCATTGGTTCATCTTCATAGTCTTCTCTTTTATCATCTCCTTCACTTGCCAAATGTTCCTGCAAGCTCAAAGCAAGAACATGATTATTGCATATTTGGCCGCCTTCTCCATTGGAATCCATATCTTTCTTTCATGGCTTTTGACTATGAAGCTCGAGTTTGGGCTGGCTGGAGCTTTGTTTTCCACTGTTTTGGCCTATTGGTTACCCAATGTAGGTCAGATTTTGTTTGTTACTTGCGGAGGGTGCAAAGATACTTGGAAGGGTTTCTCAATGTTGGCCTTTAAGGATCTTTGCCCTATAGTCAAGCTCTCTATATCCTCTGGTGTTATGCTTTG TCTCGAACTCTGGTACAACACGATATTGGTTCTTCTAACTGGAAACTTGAAAAATGCTGAGGTGGCCATTGATGCTCTTGCCATTTG CCTCAACATTAATGGATGGGAAATGATGATATCACTTGGTTTTCTGGCTGCTGCAAG TGTTAGGGtctcaaatgagcttggaagagGAAATGCCAAAGGTGCCAAGTTTTCGATTATCATGACAACTCTTACATCACTTTGTATCGGATTCGTGCTGTTCCTGGTATTCTTATGCCTTAGAGGACATTTAGCATACATTTTCACCACCAGCGAAGAAGTGGCCGAAGCCGTTGCCGATTTATCTCCGTTGTTGGCTTCTTCCATACTTGTAAACAGTGTTCAACCTGTGCTCTCTG GAGTTGCGGTGGGAGCTGGATGGCAGCGCGTAGTGGCATGGGTTAACATTGCCTCGTATTATCTAGTTGGCATTCCAATTGGTGTTGTGCTTGGATACGTTTGGAATTTGCATGTCAAG GGTGTTTGGATTGGCATGTTGCTAGGAACATTGCTTCAAACAATTGTACTGGTTGTGATCACTTGGAGAACTGACTGGGATAAACAG GTCATCTTAGCTCGCACTCGACTTAATAAATGGTTTGTACCTGAATCCAGAGAAGACAACCAAAATGTGGCTGCCTGA